A segment of the Pseudoalteromonas piscicida genome:
ATTGCCAGAGTCTTTCAGCTTACCTGCAGCCCCATCCGAATCTTGATACTGGGCAAGTAAGGTATATGACTCAATCTGGTAAGCAGCGCTCACCATAAAACTGTCTATTTCCTCATCGCTATCTATCGCTTCATTCTGTTGATACATACCACCGAGTTTAAAGTCCCCCAGCTTTCCTTGTACCGTCACGCGATTAATGTCTTGTCCCGCCACTTTATTATCATGGGCAACAGCAACATATACATTGGTTTTCTTGAGTTTGCTATCACCGTAACTTGCCGACAAAGATAAGCCATCTTCACCGTTTTGTTTGCTGTTGTCGTCGGCAATATAACTCACTGTAAACTGCAAATGATTAATAGCCGGAGTTGTATATTGCACGGTGTCACCAAGGCGATTTTCACCAACAAAGAACGAATTAATATCACCCGAAAAGTCATTCATTAAGTCCACTTTGCCTTGCGACTTTTTCATCGGTGTATCATCACGGCCGATCAGGAGCTGACCATAGCTACCTTTAACCCCAAGATACTGAGAGCGTGCTGTAAGATTATCACCTGACTTACCATCTTTGTCTTGATCCGTGATCTCAACTTGGAATTCATATTTATAAAAAATCTCAAGTCCTTCTTGCAGCTTTGCAGCTCCCTTTAATCCCATGCGAGAGTTATAACTTTCAATTGAAGTATCGCTGTCACCATCATTATCAGAATTCTGTACACCGACATGAGCTCTACCGTATAGAGATACAGCTTCGTTTGCATAACTACAAACACTCATAGAGCAAAGGCTTAGAGCAACAAATGGTAGGTATTTCATTTTCATCTTTGATCACCTTGGATAGTATTTGGGCGCAGTACAACAAGGTTTGAGATTCTGAAGCCAGACAGAGAGGAGGTAGCGAACAGATCTCGTATTTTTAAAGTTAGACACTTTTAGCTGGAGATCAAGAAACTGACTCCGGGATCAGTATTTTATTAACTGCTGGGGATCATCCACGGTCAGGATCAGATTTTTACTAACAAGATCGTCCCCAAGATCATTTTCTTACTAACCTCTTACTACTTCACGCTCGATCAAGTTGGTATAAAAATGATCTAAGCGAAGCTAACTTATTGATCTGAGGTTTTGAAATATATCCACTTAGTCAAACAATGATCTTTGTTAGTAAAGATCTGATCCCTATTTACTTCGCTAGTAAAATGGCGATCCAAGTGTATTTTCACCTTGCAAGCCCTATTGAACATTGGCTTCCAATCAAGGATCAGATACAAAAAAAGCCTCTATTTCAGAGGCTTTTTGAAGTATCAAAGTGCGATGCACAATTTTACTTAGTCAAATTTTGATCCGGTAAGTTATTTCACTTTAGGATCTAACTCACCTGTTAGATATCTCAAGTGCATATCATCAAGTGAAATTGGCTTGATCTTAGCCGCTTGACCAGCTGTACCGAACGCTTCGTAGCGCGCAATACAGATCTCAGTCATCGCTTTCGTCGCTTCAGCTAAGAATTTGCGTGGATCGAAATTGCTTGGGTTTTGCGCAAGGTGGCGACGAATAGCACCTGTTGATGCTAAACGTAAATCGGTATCGATATTAACTTTACGAACACCGAATTTAATACCTTCAACAATTTGCTCAACCGGTACACCGTAAGTCTCAGGGATTTCACCACCAAACTCATTGATGATTGCTAACCAGTCCTGCGGAACTGAAGACGAACCATGCATTACTAAGTGAGTATCAGGAATACGAGCGTGGATTTCTTTGATACGGTTAATTGCTAAAATATCGCCCGTTGGTGGACGAGTAAATTTATAAGCACCGTGTGATGTTCCACATGCAATAGCAAGCGCATCTACATTGGTTTTCTTGACGAAGTCTGCAGCTTCTTCCGGATCTGTCAGTAGCTGATCTTCTGTTAATTTACCTTCAGCGCCAATACCGTCTTCTTCACCAGCTTCACCAGTTTCAAGAGAACCAAGTACACCTAGTTCACCCTCAACAGACACGCCACACGCGTGCGCCATTTCAACGGTACGGCGAGTAACGTCCACATTATACTCGTAGCTTGAAGGCGTTTTACCGTCTTCCATTAGAGAGCCGTCCATCATGACTGATGAGAAACCAAGTTGAATAGAACGCTGACATACAGCAGGTGAAGTACCATGATCTTGGTGCATTACAACTGGAATATGAGGCCATTCTTCTACAGCCGCTAAAATCATGTGGCGGATAAATGGTGCACCAGCATATTTGCGTGCACCAGCAGAACCTTGCACGATAACCGGACTATTTGTCTTGTCCGCAGCTTCCATGATCGCACGCATTTGCTCTTGGTTATTCACGTTAAATGCCGGAACGCCATAACCATGCTCAGCTGCATGATCGAGAAGTTGACGCATACTGATTAAAGCCATATTGCTTTTCTCCAATTGTTGATAGCCACCGCTATCGGTTTGAACGGATAATATGTTTACACCAGCCAACGCTGATGAAGTTAACCACTTTATTTGTTGGCTAACCAGACGCTACGCGTCGTCAAGCAAACATCAAGTATGTGAGAGAGCGATGTTTACCTGATATTAAGAGGCAGCCTAGCGCTACCTCAATCAATTTTAGTCTCTAGCTCGCTGCTCAAGCATAGCGACCGCAGGAAGCGTTTTACCTTCTAAGAATTCAAGGAAAGCACCACCACCTGTAGAAATATAAGAGATATCTTGCTCAACGCCATACTTATCGATAGCAGCTAACGTATCGCCACCACCAGCAATTGAGAATGCTGACGACTTAGCGATGGCATTGGCAATCGCCTCAGTACCATTACCAAATTGATCAAATTCGAATACGCCCACAGGGCCATTCCAAACCACAGTGCCAGCACTCGCAATGATCTCAGCAAGCTGAGTTGCAGTATCAGGACCGATGTCGAAGATCATGTCTTCGTCTGAAACTTCGCTTACATCTTTAATAGTAGCAACTGCAGATTCTGAAAACTCATTACCTACAACCACATCAGTCGGAACAGGAATATCGCCGTCATTCGCTCTGGCAGCAGCCACTAGCTTGTTCGCTTCAGGGATCAAATCCGCTTCATACAACGACTTACCAACAGGGTTACCCGCTGCAGCTATGAAAGTATTCGCGATACCGCCACCAGTCACGAGTTGATCAACAACCTTAGACAATGAATCAAGCACGGTTAGTTTGGTTGATACTTTAGAGCCGCCAACGATGGCCACCAAAGGACGAGCTGGATTATCTAGTGCTTTGCCAAGCGCGTCGAGTTCAGCTGCAAGCAATGGACCTGCACAAGCTACCTCAGCGTACAAGCCAACACCATGTGTTGAAGCCTGTGCGCGGTGCGCAGTACCAAAGGCATCCATCACGTAGACATCACAAAGCGCTGCTAGTTTTTTCGCAAGTACTTCATCATCTTTCTTCTCGCCAACGTTAAAACGCACGTTTTCGAATACGATAACTTCATTGTCTTGTACATCCACGCCGTCAAGATAGTCAGTCACTAAACGTACATCTTGAGATAACGCATCATTAAGATAATCCACAACCGGCTGCATAGAGTATTGTGCATCATACTCACCCTCGGTTGGACGACCAAGGTGAGACATCACCATCACTTTAGCGCCTTTTTCTAGTGCTAATTTGATACTAGGTAGTGCAGCACGGATCCGCGCGTCCGACGCGACTTTGCCATCTTTAATTGGCACATTTAGGTCTTCGCGGATCAACACACGCTTGCCGTTTAAATCTAAATCCGCCATCTTAATGACTGACATTGGACATCTCCTTAAAGAACGATACATTTTGTTATCTACAAGGCAGCAATCGTTTGCCACCTCGGTTTAAATTATTGTTTTAATTTTGTGCAGACAATTTGATTATAACAGCGTCTGAAACAAATGATTAGCCACGCATCATCACGCAAGCGGTATCAAGCATACGATTAGCAAAACCCCACTCGTTATCACACCAAACTAGCAGCTTAACTAAGCGCTTGTGACTCACTCGAGTTTGCGTACCATCGATAATACAAGAATGTGGATCGTGATTAAAATCAACCGACACTAACGGCTCTTCAGTATAGCTCAGCACCCCTTCTAAACGACCACCAGCGGCCTGTTTTAGAACCGAGTTTACCGCATCAATTGTGACATTTTCATTGAGCGTAACGCTCAGATCCATCGCCGTAACATTGATTGTTGGCACCCGTACCGCGATCGCCTCAAAACGACCTTGGAACTTAGGTAAAATACGTTCAATACCGCGAGCAAGCTTAGTATCAACAGGAATGATCGATTGGCTTGCCGCACGCGTACGACGCAAATCACTGTGATAAGCATCAATCACTTGTTGATCATGCATAGAGGCGTGAATAGTAGTAATAGCACCGGACTCAACACCAAACTTATCGTCTAGCACTTTAATTACCGGAACAATACAGTTTGTTGTACATGAGCCGTTAGACACAATGGTGTGCTCAGGTAACAGTATCTCTTCGTTGATACCGAAGATCACTGTCGCATCAACATCAGCATCCGCGGGATGTGAAAACAGTACTTTCTTCGCCCCTGCCTGAATATGCGCAAGTGCGTGCTGACGAGAATGATAGACGCCAGTGCAATCGAGCACCACATCAACATTCAGCGCACGCCAAGGCAGGT
Coding sequences within it:
- a CDS encoding porin translates to MKMKYLPFVALSLCSMSVCSYANEAVSLYGRAHVGVQNSDNDGDSDTSIESYNSRMGLKGAAKLQEGLEIFYKYEFQVEITDQDKDGKSGDNLTARSQYLGVKGSYGQLLIGRDDTPMKKSQGKVDLMNDFSGDINSFFVGENRLGDTVQYTTPAINHLQFTVSYIADDNSKQNGEDGLSLSASYGDSKLKKTNVYVAVAHDNKVAGQDINRVTVQGKLGDFKLGGMYQQNEAIDSDEEIDSFMVSAAYQIESYTLLAQYQDSDGAAGKLKDSGNAASVGVEKSLSKQARMYLWYSKFSLDNNEDHNTMAVTLRYDF
- the fba gene encoding class II fructose-bisphosphate aldolase (catalyzes the reversible aldol condensation of dihydroxyacetonephosphate and glyceraldehyde 3-phosphate in the Calvin cycle, glycolysis, and/or gluconeogenesis) — encoded protein: MALISMRQLLDHAAEHGYGVPAFNVNNQEQMRAIMEAADKTNSPVIVQGSAGARKYAGAPFIRHMILAAVEEWPHIPVVMHQDHGTSPAVCQRSIQLGFSSVMMDGSLMEDGKTPSSYEYNVDVTRRTVEMAHACGVSVEGELGVLGSLETGEAGEEDGIGAEGKLTEDQLLTDPEEAADFVKKTNVDALAIACGTSHGAYKFTRPPTGDILAINRIKEIHARIPDTHLVMHGSSSVPQDWLAIINEFGGEIPETYGVPVEQIVEGIKFGVRKVNIDTDLRLASTGAIRRHLAQNPSNFDPRKFLAEATKAMTEICIARYEAFGTAGQAAKIKPISLDDMHLRYLTGELDPKVK
- a CDS encoding phosphoglycerate kinase, producing MSVIKMADLDLNGKRVLIREDLNVPIKDGKVASDARIRAALPSIKLALEKGAKVMVMSHLGRPTEGEYDAQYSMQPVVDYLNDALSQDVRLVTDYLDGVDVQDNEVIVFENVRFNVGEKKDDEVLAKKLAALCDVYVMDAFGTAHRAQASTHGVGLYAEVACAGPLLAAELDALGKALDNPARPLVAIVGGSKVSTKLTVLDSLSKVVDQLVTGGGIANTFIAAAGNPVGKSLYEADLIPEANKLVAAARANDGDIPVPTDVVVGNEFSESAVATIKDVSEVSDEDMIFDIGPDTATQLAEIIASAGTVVWNGPVGVFEFDQFGNGTEAIANAIAKSSAFSIAGGGDTLAAIDKYGVEQDISYISTGGGAFLEFLEGKTLPAVAMLEQRARD
- the epd gene encoding erythrose-4-phosphate dehydrogenase encodes the protein MTIKLAINGFGRIGRNIVRALYESGRHHEIQIVAINELADPKGIAHLLKYDTSHGRFAFPVSLTESFLEVAEDKIQLFSEPDPSHLPWRALNVDVVLDCTGVYHSRQHALAHIQAGAKKVLFSHPADADVDATVIFGINEEILLPEHTIVSNGSCTTNCIVPVIKVLDDKFGVESGAITTIHASMHDQQVIDAYHSDLRRTRAASQSIIPVDTKLARGIERILPKFQGRFEAIAVRVPTINVTAMDLSVTLNENVTIDAVNSVLKQAAGGRLEGVLSYTEEPLVSVDFNHDPHSCIIDGTQTRVSHKRLVKLLVWCDNEWGFANRMLDTACVMMRG